One window from the genome of Dermacentor silvarum isolate Dsil-2018 chromosome 5, BIME_Dsil_1.4, whole genome shotgun sequence encodes:
- the LOC119454018 gene encoding uncharacterized protein LOC119454018 — translation MNYAVANAGMLAEAVESSSSLTSLTIFGIASDQPEVIRESAVKVCSLDYSGVFPHDYVHSLESMPIPVHLLEQRAARLTSLDVAELHMSPFRSTKLIAALIKNHTITEIAVGACVFASGPFDGPSPSFEKYLLKENATLRKLTLRGSHFDDETVWLPNLAQAISTMTTLQELDADWLGTSQHCELFFIVVSRNRFLRSLTLQLGGMDDIIVEQQRRQDVAAVNDRSWVSALQENSALQKLDLDLSWSTTENCCFLVRALANNHCLQSLTLRYLPDVDRLEEVCCAIRKSGLVNRVYIPKHCVESLDAAELSDFPEVTSITVHLIHLDDAARMQGFFQCLVACNYISSLGVTLNFFDESVCASLATYIKGASALKEIMLKIDFDIIDEWDGDDDDLFQSISNLCKALCSNLGITRITLDWLVELCDEDCQALAHAVLSNRRLHELTVKFAQYDNRAALLRHLLPRFHQNYSLLRLEMPACIQPYANIFAAQEIVRRNCSLIERATRFVLGDHDPYCARAVEFVSEHPKLVDNVRREAALSDEAEAVALIRGAVRRLCLADVHEFMRLTGVVQERVVCHAREDGATQFDKLSHDCWLHIRRYLTVADVVEPGGPLTSSNSVPRPCV, via the coding sequence ATGAACTACGCCGTGGCGAATGCCGGCATGCTCGCCGAAGCGGTGGAATCTTCGTCGAGTTTAACAAGCCTCACAATCTTCGGCATCGCGAGCGATCAACCAGAAGTCATCCGCGAGTCGGCCGTCAAAGTCTGTTCTCTGGATTACAGTGGAGTGTTCCCGCACGACTATGTGCATTCTTTGGAGAGCATGCCGATCCCCGTCCACTTGCTGGAACAGCGGGCTGCCAGACTCACGTCGCTTGACGTTGCAGAGCTGCACATGAGCCCGTTCAGGTCGACGAAGCTCATCGCAGCTCTTATAAAGAACCACACCATCACGGAAATCGCCGTCGGAGCTTGCGTCTTTGCTTCTGGTCCGTTCGACGGGCCGTCGCCGTCGTTCGAGAAATATCTGTTaaaagaaaacgcgacgctcagGAAGCTCACTCTGAGAGGATCGCACTTCGACGACGAAACTGTTTGGTTGCCGAACCTAGCCCAAGCCATCTCGACAATGACGACTTTGCAAGAACTAGACGCGGACTGGTTGGGCACGAGCCAGCACTGCGAACTGTTCTTTATCGTTGTCTCCCGCAACCGGTTCCTGCGCAGTTTGACGTTGCAGCTTGGCGGGATGGACGACATAATCGTCGAGCAGCAACGACGACAAGACGTAGCGGCTGTCAACGATCGATCCTGGGTGTCGGCGTTGCAGGAGAACAGTGCGCTACAAAAGTTGGACCTCGACCTTTCATGGTCGACCACCGAAAACTGCTGTTTCTTAGTTCGAGCTCTTGCGAACAACCACTGCCTTCAAAGCCTGACGTTGCGTTATCTTCCGGATGTTGATAGGCTGGAAGAAGTCTGCTGCGCAATACGTAAGAGTGGACTTGTCAACAGGGTGTACATCCCGAAACATTGCGTTGAGAGCCTTGATGCGGCAGAGCTTTCCGACTTTCCTGAGGTAACTTCCATCACTGTACATCTGATACATTTAGATGACGCAGCGCGTATGCAAGGTTTCTTCCAATGCCTCGTGGCTTGTAACTACATCTCATCACTTGGCGTGACTCTCAATTTCTTCGACGAAAGTGTTTGCGCATCACTGGCCACTTACATAAAAGGTGCGTCCGCGCTCAAGGAAATCATGCTGAAGATCGATTTTGACATTATAGATGAATGGGATGGGGACGATGATGATCTATTTCAGTCTATCTCAAACTTGTGCAAAGCACTCTGTTCGAATCTAGGCATTACCAGGATTACCTTGGACTGGCTGGTAGAATTATGTGACGAGGACTGTCAAGCGCTCGCTCACGCCGTTTTAAGTAACCGACGCCTTCACGAGCTCACCGTTAAATTCGCACAATACGATAACAGAGCAGCCCTTCTGCGCCATCTCTTGCCAAGATTTCACCAGAACTACAGCCTCCTTCGGCTAGAAATGCCAGCCTGCATACAACCTTACGCCAACATCTTCGCCGCCCAGGAAATCGTTCGACGCAACTGCAGCCTCATTGAACGAGCGACCAGGTTCGTGTTGGGAGACCACGATCCTTACTGCGCACGCGCCGTGGAGTTCGTTTCGGAACACCCCAAGCTCGTGGACAATGTTCGTCGCGAGGCGGCATTGAGCGACGAGGCGGAAGCCGTGGCCCTGATCAGAGGAGCCGTGCGTCGCCTGTGCCTCGCCGACGTGCACGAGTTCATGCGGTTGACTGGCGTCGTCCAGGAACGAGTCGTGTGCCACGCCCGAGAAGATGGCGCCACGCAGTTCGACAAACTGAGCCACGACTGCTGGCTTCACATTCGCCGGTACCTGACTGTAGCGGATGTGGTGGAACCTGGAGGCCCGTTAACCTCGTCGAACTCCGTGCCACGTCCTTGTGTATGA